One segment of Rosa chinensis cultivar Old Blush chromosome 6, RchiOBHm-V2, whole genome shotgun sequence DNA contains the following:
- the LOC112173802 gene encoding heavy metal-associated isoprenylated plant protein 2-like, protein MKKIVIKVSINCQICKTDVLKAVTKLQGIDIVAVDGQKGTLTVVGDVDPVLVVRRLRKVGKVAEIVSVGPPKASEPKPLIFLDLPSCCNQCQLVGFKYVPYEGGGCHIL, encoded by the exons ATGAAG aaaattgtaataaaagTCAGCATAAATTGCCAGATCTGCAAGACAGATGTGTTGAAAGCCGTTACCAAGCTTCAAG GAATAGATATTGTAGCCGTAGATGGTCAGAAGGGAACATTGACTGTCGTAGGAGATGTTGATCCAGTGTTGGTGGTGAGACGACTAAGAAAGGTTGGGAAAGTAGCAGAAATTGTGAGTGTTGGACCCCCAAAGGCTTCTGAACCTAAGCCTCTTATATTCCTTGATCTCCCTTCATGCTGTAATCAATGTCAGCTTGTTGGATTCAAATATGTTCCTTATGAGGGTGGAGGGTGCCATATTCTTTGA
- the LOC112171315 gene encoding uncharacterized protein LOC112171315, producing the protein MYRTLKEYYWWPNMKREIAAFVSKCLVCQQVKAERQKPSGLLQPLPILEWKWEHLTMDFIYKLPHTQDGNDGIWVIVDRLTKSAHFLAVKETFSMEKLAKLYVDEIVKLHGVLESIVSDRDARFTSKFWRKCRTPLCWDEVAERQLIGPEIIEITTDKIKVIRKRLKTAQNRQKSYTDNRRKHLEFQVGDWVFLKLSPWKGVVRFDKHEKLSQRYIGPYEIVEQIGLVAYRLALPPQLSRLHDVFHVSMLRKYIADASHVLPSQPIKLREDLSNE; encoded by the exons ATGTACCGAACTCTCAAGGAATATTATTGGTGGCCGaacatgaaaagagaaattgcagcCTTTGTGAGTAAATGCTTAGTGTGTCAACAAGTGAAGGCGGAAAGGCAGAAGCCGTCGGGTTTGTTACAACCTTTGCCAATTCTGGAATGGAAATGGGAACATCTCACAATGGACTTTATTTATAAGTTACCTCATACCCAGGATGGAAATGatggtatttgggtgattgtggatcgactcaCCAAATCCGCGCATTTTCTGGCGGTTAAAGAAACCTTTAGTATGGAAAAGTTAGCAAAGCTGTATGTGGATGAGATTGTAAAGCTTCATGGTGTGCTCGAGTCTATTGTTTCCGATCGCGATGCCCGCTTCACATCAAAGTTTTGGAGGAAG TGTAGGACTCCCTTGTGTTGGGATGAAGTGGCAgaaagacaacttattggtcctgAAATTATTGAAATCACAACGGATAAAATTAAGGTGATTAGAAAGAGACTCAAGACGGCCCAAAACAGACAAAAGAGCTACACTGATAACCGCAGGAAACATCTTGAATTTCAAGTCGGTGATTGGGTGTTTTTGAAGTTATCTCCTTGGAAAGGTGTGGTAAGGTTTGATAAACATGAGAAACTTAGTCAAAGGTATATTGGCCCTTATGAAATTGTGGAACAAATTGGTCTTGTTGCTTATCGCTTGGCTTTACCTCCACAACTATCTAGATTACATGATGTCTTCCATGTATCCATGCTTCGCAAGTACATAGCTGATGCTTCACATGTGTTACCATCTCAACCCATTAAACTTAGAGAAGATCTATCAAATGAATAA